The following coding sequences are from one Mycobacterium bourgelatii window:
- a CDS encoding MaoC family dehydratase, which produces MTDRAVGTVDRTRTLAWNAVQVGDEVTPLEVPVTTTLIVAGAIASRDYMPVHHDRDFANSQGSKDIFLNILTTNGLCVKFLNDWAGPEAMIKKLSIRLGVPAYPNDPLRFTGSVTGKSTANGEGLVEVTFRSTNSLGDHATGTAVLSLLEGVDA; this is translated from the coding sequence ATGACTGACCGCGCTGTTGGCACCGTCGACCGCACCCGCACACTCGCATGGAACGCCGTGCAGGTGGGCGACGAAGTCACTCCGTTGGAGGTTCCGGTGACCACGACGCTGATTGTCGCCGGCGCCATCGCGTCGCGGGACTACATGCCGGTCCACCATGACCGCGACTTCGCCAATTCCCAAGGCTCAAAGGATATTTTCCTTAACATCCTGACCACGAACGGTCTGTGCGTGAAGTTCCTGAACGACTGGGCGGGCCCGGAAGCAATGATCAAGAAGCTCTCCATTCGCCTTGGCGTTCCCGCCTACCCGAACGATCCATTGCGCTTCACCGGGAGCGTCACCGGCAAATCGACTGCGAATGGCGAAGGCCTGGTTGAAGTTACCTTCAGAAGCACCAACAGCCTCGGCGATCACGCGACCGGTACCGCAGTGCTGAGCCTGCTCGAAGGTGTGGATGCATGA
- a CDS encoding CaiB/BaiF CoA transferase family protein, with protein MEGNISGDKVLSGVRVLEVAAWTFVPSAGAVLAEWGAEVIKVEPRDGGDPQRGLVTMGIVDAGGGTVNYMIEIPNRGKKSIGVDLSTPGGQEVVRKLAATCDVFLTSYLPSRRKKLGIDVDDIRAANPNIVYVRGSGHGPKGPDANKPGYDGVSYWARGGIAHVLTEDADELVRSRPAFGDLLGGMTIAGGIAAALYKKATTGKGSIVDVSLLGLAAWNLSPDVAVSQIHGGSAIPKFGHADAPNPLVGTYRTKDGRYVQLMMLQLDKFYPEAMRAIGLPELIEDSRFATPAARFENRVELISLMDQAFAQRTLAEWREQLANLFGAWGIVQTPGELCQDPAVTANGYVAQTTTMNGAPFALPTNPVQFDEQSVVPPGAPEHGQHTEEVLMDAGLDWDTIMEYKESGAIL; from the coding sequence TTGGAGGGCAACATTTCCGGCGACAAAGTACTCAGCGGAGTCCGCGTTTTGGAAGTTGCCGCATGGACATTCGTGCCCTCGGCCGGTGCTGTGCTGGCGGAATGGGGGGCGGAGGTCATCAAGGTCGAGCCGCGCGACGGAGGGGATCCGCAGCGGGGGCTGGTCACCATGGGCATCGTGGACGCGGGCGGCGGCACCGTCAACTACATGATCGAGATACCGAACCGAGGCAAGAAATCCATCGGGGTCGACCTGTCTACGCCCGGTGGTCAAGAGGTCGTCCGCAAACTCGCCGCGACGTGTGATGTCTTTCTGACCAGTTATCTGCCCAGTCGCCGTAAGAAGTTGGGCATCGACGTTGATGACATCCGCGCCGCGAACCCCAACATCGTTTATGTGCGGGGTTCGGGCCATGGTCCAAAGGGGCCTGACGCCAACAAACCAGGCTATGACGGCGTCTCCTACTGGGCTCGTGGCGGTATCGCCCACGTTCTAACTGAGGACGCCGACGAGCTGGTGCGGTCTCGGCCCGCGTTCGGCGATCTGCTTGGGGGAATGACCATCGCCGGCGGAATCGCCGCGGCGTTGTACAAGAAGGCGACTACCGGGAAAGGTTCCATTGTCGACGTCTCGCTGCTGGGACTTGCGGCCTGGAACCTCAGCCCTGACGTCGCCGTCAGCCAAATACACGGCGGTAGCGCGATCCCGAAGTTCGGCCACGCCGACGCACCGAATCCACTCGTGGGGACGTACCGAACCAAGGACGGCCGCTACGTGCAACTCATGATGCTGCAACTGGACAAGTTTTATCCCGAGGCGATGCGCGCCATCGGCCTGCCAGAGCTGATCGAGGACAGTCGATTCGCCACCCCCGCAGCACGATTCGAAAACCGCGTTGAGCTCATCTCACTCATGGACCAGGCGTTCGCGCAGCGCACGCTGGCCGAGTGGCGGGAGCAGTTGGCGAACCTTTTCGGTGCGTGGGGAATCGTCCAGACGCCGGGAGAGCTGTGCCAGGACCCAGCGGTGACCGCCAACGGCTATGTCGCACAGACCACCACAATGAACGGTGCTCCTTTTGCGCTTCCTACCAACCCGGTCCAGTTCGACGAACAGTCCGTCGTTCCTCCCGGGGCGCCCGAACATGGCCAACATACCGAAGAGGTGTTGATGGACGCGGGTCTGGACTGGGACACCATCATGGAATACAAGGAATCCGGAGCGATCCTGTGA
- a CDS encoding acyl-CoA dehydrogenase family protein — protein MDFDYTPEQERLRLDYRRRLEAVMTPERRAAVAGQLEGGPAVAECRRALGEAGLLGVAWPVEYGGGGLTPLEQYIFAEEARRVNAPLPMITLNTVGPTLIQYGTDEQKNKFLPAILKGTVDFAIGYSEPGAGSDLASLRTTAVRDGDEFVINGSKMFTSGAEFADYIWLAARTDPTVKKHKGITLFIVPTDAPGFSWKPLRTMPGVSTYYTFYDDVRVPESAIVLGENQGWKLVTNQLNLERAALGNLGALEPLFNKTLDWAKTTPLDDGMVIDQPWVQQALARVEAQVAAYRLLNLRVNATMSSGPLGMGQASAAKVFGTELTQQVARELLDIVGQPGVRKGSAAPLKGELESAYRLAVINTFGGGANELQRDIIAMAGLLMPRAPRDMRASSS, from the coding sequence ATGGATTTTGACTACACGCCGGAGCAAGAGCGACTGCGACTGGATTACCGGAGGCGCCTGGAAGCGGTAATGACCCCGGAGCGTCGAGCGGCCGTGGCGGGGCAGTTGGAAGGTGGCCCGGCGGTCGCCGAATGCCGACGGGCGCTGGGCGAAGCGGGGTTGCTCGGCGTCGCTTGGCCGGTCGAATACGGTGGTGGCGGATTGACTCCGTTGGAGCAGTACATCTTCGCCGAGGAAGCTCGGCGAGTGAACGCGCCGCTGCCGATGATCACCCTGAACACCGTGGGCCCCACGCTGATCCAGTACGGTACCGACGAGCAGAAGAACAAATTCCTTCCCGCGATCCTCAAGGGCACCGTCGATTTCGCAATCGGCTATTCGGAGCCGGGTGCCGGTAGCGACCTGGCTTCGCTGCGCACCACGGCGGTGCGCGACGGCGACGAGTTCGTCATCAACGGATCGAAGATGTTCACCAGCGGTGCCGAGTTCGCCGACTACATCTGGCTGGCCGCGCGGACCGACCCAACCGTCAAGAAACACAAGGGAATTACGCTGTTCATCGTGCCGACGGATGCGCCGGGGTTTTCCTGGAAGCCACTGCGCACGATGCCGGGGGTGTCGACGTATTACACGTTCTACGACGACGTCCGAGTCCCGGAAAGCGCCATCGTGTTGGGCGAAAACCAGGGCTGGAAGCTGGTTACGAACCAGCTGAACTTGGAACGTGCGGCGTTGGGCAACCTTGGCGCGCTGGAGCCGCTGTTCAACAAGACCCTCGACTGGGCAAAGACCACACCACTCGACGACGGCATGGTGATCGATCAGCCCTGGGTGCAGCAGGCACTGGCTCGGGTAGAGGCGCAGGTTGCGGCATATCGGCTGCTGAACCTGCGGGTGAATGCCACTATGAGTTCCGGTCCTCTAGGCATGGGCCAGGCTTCGGCGGCAAAGGTGTTCGGCACCGAATTGACCCAACAAGTGGCCCGAGAGTTGCTCGATATTGTGGGCCAACCCGGTGTTCGCAAGGGCTCGGCGGCTCCGCTCAAGGGTGAGCTGGAGAGCGCTTACCGCTTGGCCGTGATCAACACCTTCGGCGGCGGGGCCAACGAGTTGCAGCGCGACATCATCGCGATGGCCGGCCTTTTGATGCCGCGCGCACCTCGGGACATGCGTGCCAGCTCATCCTGA
- a CDS encoding aldehyde dehydrogenase family protein, producing MADSRSLVDTHQLGGGHYIAGEWIDGGSGRYDVINPATEQVIGTAPDADVADVERAIEAARHAFGTGPWPAAEPAERARCLRQLSDALLARAEEIYALAQAEWGCSANERLIHVEGPAFMVGHAAELAMEPAEAPMDAWGAAGTTLLRYEPLGVVAAMTPWNFPHTLNVMKLGAALAAGNTLVLKPSPLTPLAGLALARIIHEDTDIPPGVVNVVTPTGIEASRLLTHDPRVDMVSFTGSSAVGRDVMAGAAGTMKRVLLECGGKSASILLPDVDLNEDLLQRLLFEGCTMHAGQACILNSRLLLPESIHDEVVGRLAELASNVVIGDPVDPSVTMGPLISREHLERVEGFVSRAVADGATVVTGGARPKDLSSGFYFEPTILTDVPADAYIAQEEVFGPVLTVLRYRDDDEAVSVANNSPYGLGGAVWGTDVERALAIARRIRTGQVSINGTIPGDAPFGGFKQSGIGREGGVMGLRAYMEPKAIGVPA from the coding sequence GTGGCAGATTCGCGTTCCCTGGTCGACACACACCAGCTTGGGGGAGGCCACTACATCGCTGGAGAGTGGATCGATGGAGGTAGTGGACGCTACGACGTCATCAATCCCGCGACGGAGCAGGTGATCGGCACTGCCCCGGACGCGGACGTAGCCGATGTTGAGCGGGCGATCGAGGCGGCGCGTCATGCCTTCGGCACCGGTCCGTGGCCCGCGGCCGAACCGGCGGAACGCGCGCGTTGCCTGCGGCAACTCAGCGACGCCCTGCTGGCCAGGGCCGAGGAGATATATGCCCTGGCACAGGCGGAATGGGGTTGCTCGGCCAATGAGCGGCTGATTCACGTCGAAGGGCCGGCGTTCATGGTCGGGCACGCCGCTGAGCTCGCGATGGAACCCGCCGAAGCTCCGATGGATGCCTGGGGAGCGGCCGGTACCACGCTATTGCGCTATGAACCGCTCGGTGTGGTTGCGGCGATGACACCATGGAATTTTCCGCACACGCTCAATGTGATGAAGCTGGGTGCGGCACTGGCGGCAGGCAACACGCTGGTGCTCAAGCCGTCGCCCTTGACCCCGCTGGCCGGGCTCGCGTTGGCGCGAATCATTCACGAGGACACCGACATCCCGCCCGGCGTCGTCAACGTGGTCACTCCGACAGGCATCGAGGCCAGCAGGTTGTTGACGCACGACCCGCGGGTGGACATGGTCAGCTTTACCGGTAGCTCGGCCGTCGGCCGCGACGTCATGGCCGGCGCAGCCGGCACGATGAAGCGCGTCCTGCTCGAGTGCGGCGGCAAGTCGGCCAGCATTTTGCTGCCCGACGTCGACCTCAACGAAGACCTGCTGCAGCGGTTGTTGTTCGAAGGATGCACCATGCACGCGGGTCAGGCGTGCATCCTCAACAGTCGACTGCTACTGCCGGAGTCGATCCACGACGAAGTGGTCGGTCGACTCGCCGAACTGGCAAGCAATGTGGTGATCGGCGACCCCGTCGATCCCTCGGTCACAATGGGGCCGTTGATCAGCCGCGAACACTTGGAGCGCGTCGAGGGCTTCGTCAGCCGCGCCGTAGCCGACGGTGCCACAGTGGTCACCGGCGGCGCCCGTCCGAAAGACCTGAGCAGCGGCTTCTACTTCGAGCCGACCATACTGACCGATGTGCCGGCCGATGCCTACATCGCGCAGGAGGAGGTGTTCGGCCCGGTGCTGACCGTGTTGCGCTACCGCGATGACGACGAAGCGGTGTCCGTCGCCAACAACTCGCCGTACGGGTTGGGCGGCGCCGTGTGGGGTACTGACGTCGAGCGTGCGTTGGCCATCGCGCGTCGGATCAGGACGGGTCAGGTGTCGATCAACGGGACCATTCCAGGGGACGCGCCGTTCGGAGGTTTCAAGCAGAGCGGCATCGGTCGCGAGGGTGGTGTCATGGGATTGCGGGCTTACATGGAGCCTAAGGCGATCGGGGTGCCCGCGTGA
- a CDS encoding lipid-transfer protein, translating into MTRASQGIGGKTALVGIGQTEFSKESGRSEMQLACEAVKAAINDAGLRPSDIDGMVTFSVDDNEEIEVARNVGIKDLTFFTRVPHGGGAAAGTVLQAAMAVATGVAEAVVCYRAFNERSGLRFGGAGRQPGVTPLWMAPYAPFGFMTPAAWVALHAQRYMTTYGVTNADFGKISVIDRKHAANNPDAWFYGKPITLEQHQNSRWIIEPVLRLLDCCQESDGGVALVVTSVERARDLAKPPAVITAAAQGAAYDGEVMTSYYRDDITGLPEMGVVGNKLWRDSGLKPQDISTAFLYDHFTPFVFTQLEELGFCGRGEAKDFVSVEELSIGGRMPINTNGGLLGEAYIHGMNGITEGVRQIRGTSHNQVDNVEHVLVTSGTGVPTSGLILAPDR; encoded by the coding sequence ATGACACGGGCTAGCCAGGGTATCGGCGGCAAGACCGCACTGGTCGGGATCGGTCAAACGGAATTCTCCAAAGAATCCGGCCGAAGCGAGATGCAACTGGCCTGCGAAGCGGTAAAAGCCGCAATCAATGACGCCGGGCTGCGGCCGAGCGACATCGATGGCATGGTCACCTTCTCCGTCGACGACAACGAGGAGATCGAGGTCGCGCGCAACGTCGGCATCAAGGACCTGACGTTCTTCACCAGAGTGCCGCACGGTGGCGGAGCTGCGGCGGGCACGGTGCTGCAGGCCGCGATGGCGGTCGCGACGGGAGTCGCCGAAGCGGTGGTCTGCTACCGAGCGTTCAACGAGCGCTCCGGACTTCGGTTCGGCGGAGCGGGGCGCCAGCCCGGGGTGACTCCGCTGTGGATGGCCCCCTACGCACCGTTCGGGTTCATGACGCCCGCCGCCTGGGTTGCGCTGCACGCACAGCGTTACATGACGACATACGGTGTGACCAATGCCGATTTCGGCAAAATATCCGTCATCGACCGTAAGCACGCCGCCAACAACCCCGATGCCTGGTTCTATGGCAAGCCGATAACCCTTGAACAACACCAGAACTCGCGCTGGATCATCGAACCGGTGCTCAGATTGCTGGACTGCTGCCAGGAAAGCGATGGCGGCGTTGCGCTGGTCGTTACCAGTGTCGAACGCGCACGCGACCTCGCCAAGCCTCCCGCCGTCATCACCGCGGCAGCACAGGGCGCGGCCTACGACGGCGAGGTGATGACGAGTTATTACCGTGACGACATCACCGGGTTGCCGGAGATGGGCGTCGTCGGCAACAAGCTATGGCGCGACTCCGGCCTCAAACCGCAGGACATCTCCACGGCATTTCTCTACGATCACTTCACGCCGTTCGTCTTCACCCAACTTGAGGAGTTGGGTTTCTGTGGTCGGGGCGAAGCCAAGGATTTCGTCTCGGTCGAAGAGTTGTCGATCGGGGGTCGCATGCCGATCAACACCAACGGCGGGTTGCTCGGCGAGGCGTATATCCACGGCATGAACGGAATCACGGAGGGCGTTCGTCAAATCCGGGGTACGTCGCACAACCAGGTGGACAACGTCGAGCATGTGCTTGTCACCTCGGGCACCGGGGTGCCGACCAGCGGTCTGATTCTCGCCCCCGACCGCTGA
- a CDS encoding FAS1-like dehydratase domain-containing protein has product MTEITKEELRQRLDALIGQPISSGQPAKAPDPVNQAMIRHWAYALDDLSPAYLDPEFAASSRYGGVVSPPVMLQSWTMAPPKLAGIHERGGVPVEIKNNPLQFLADAGYTGTIATNSEFEIERYPRVGDEITAETVYETISDEKKTAMGSGFFVTWITTYRDQNGEVLGRQRFRTLRFKTGS; this is encoded by the coding sequence GTGACTGAGATAACCAAAGAGGAACTGCGGCAACGCCTCGACGCGCTCATCGGCCAGCCGATCAGTTCCGGCCAGCCCGCCAAGGCGCCGGATCCAGTTAATCAAGCGATGATTCGGCATTGGGCCTATGCGCTCGACGACCTGAGCCCGGCGTATCTGGATCCTGAATTCGCTGCGTCATCCCGCTATGGTGGCGTTGTCTCGCCGCCGGTGATGTTGCAGTCCTGGACCATGGCGCCGCCGAAGCTCGCCGGTATCCACGAGCGCGGCGGAGTTCCGGTGGAAATCAAAAACAATCCGCTGCAGTTCCTTGCCGACGCCGGTTACACCGGCACCATCGCAACCAACTCGGAGTTCGAGATCGAGCGCTACCCACGGGTCGGCGACGAGATCACCGCCGAAACCGTGTATGAAACGATCTCGGACGAAAAGAAGACGGCGATGGGCAGCGGCTTCTTCGTCACCTGGATCACGACCTACCGTGATCAGAACGGTGAAGTCCTCGGCCGTCAACGATTCCGCACCCTCCGATTCAAGACGGGAAGCTGA
- a CDS encoding Zn-ribbon domain-containing OB-fold protein, giving the protein MASRLAPTISPDTEFFWSGLADHKLLIQRCADCGTLRVPPRPMCGNCQSLKWDPIESSGRGTVYSFVMPKYPPLPFIQYPYVVALIELDEGVRIVSNLCDIEPEAIEVGMPVEVFYEKFEAIPSGKELVLHQFRPAR; this is encoded by the coding sequence ATGGCCAGTCGACTTGCGCCCACGATAAGCCCGGACACCGAGTTTTTCTGGTCCGGTCTGGCAGACCACAAGCTACTCATCCAGCGGTGCGCGGACTGCGGCACCCTGCGGGTGCCGCCACGTCCGATGTGTGGGAACTGCCAGTCCTTGAAATGGGATCCCATCGAATCGTCAGGCCGCGGAACCGTGTACAGCTTCGTGATGCCAAAGTACCCACCGCTTCCGTTCATCCAATACCCCTACGTTGTCGCACTCATCGAACTCGATGAGGGGGTACGCATCGTCTCGAACCTCTGCGATATCGAACCGGAAGCGATCGAGGTCGGCATGCCCGTCGAAGTCTTCTACGAAAAATTCGAAGCCATCCCCAGCGGCAAAGAACTAGTGCTCCATCAATTCCGGCCCGCCCGCTGA
- a CDS encoding cytochrome P450, whose product MSATFPGAVSNEPLEFDPFSDDFFNGAFDTYRRLRDEAPVYYNEKWDFWALTRYEDVAPATKDYETFSSAKGATLDMVKAHDDAIPVPKVIISMDPPEHQKMRRLVSNVFTPRAIAALEDMVREKVYERIDALDPRSFDVVADFSALFPNEVITTMLGVPKADRDQIRLWLDLLLERHPGEIATTPAGYEASVKTGIYYYKLVQQRRAEPQDDMISRLIETEIERDGQIEKLTDVDITGFATMLGGAGAETVTKLVGNAMVAFADFPDQWQRLRDDRSKIPAAIEELLRYEAPSQYQVRTATRDVTLHGTTIPAGSAVLLVTGSATRDERMFDDPDRLDIDRERRMGFNLAFGYGVHSCLGAALARMESRIALGALLDLIPEYEVDRSGLRRVAMSNVCGWANVPVRKLGD is encoded by the coding sequence GTGAGTGCGACGTTTCCGGGTGCCGTATCGAATGAGCCCCTGGAGTTCGATCCCTTTTCGGATGACTTCTTCAACGGAGCGTTTGACACATACCGGCGGCTGCGGGATGAAGCGCCGGTGTATTACAACGAGAAATGGGACTTTTGGGCACTGACCCGCTACGAAGACGTGGCACCCGCGACCAAGGACTACGAAACGTTTTCCTCGGCAAAGGGCGCAACGCTGGACATGGTGAAGGCGCACGACGACGCGATCCCGGTGCCGAAGGTGATCATCTCCATGGATCCGCCCGAGCATCAGAAGATGCGCAGACTGGTGAGCAATGTGTTCACCCCGCGCGCCATCGCTGCGTTGGAAGACATGGTGCGCGAGAAGGTCTACGAACGCATCGATGCCCTGGATCCCCGGTCCTTCGATGTGGTTGCGGACTTTTCGGCGCTGTTTCCGAATGAGGTCATCACGACCATGCTCGGGGTGCCCAAGGCGGACCGTGACCAGATTCGGCTCTGGCTCGATCTCCTCCTGGAGCGTCATCCGGGTGAAATTGCCACTACGCCAGCGGGTTACGAAGCTTCGGTGAAGACCGGGATCTACTACTACAAACTGGTTCAGCAACGGCGTGCCGAACCACAGGACGACATGATCAGTCGGCTCATCGAGACAGAGATAGAACGTGATGGCCAGATCGAAAAGCTCACCGATGTGGACATCACCGGATTCGCCACCATGTTAGGCGGAGCCGGCGCCGAAACTGTGACCAAGCTGGTCGGCAACGCCATGGTCGCGTTCGCCGACTTCCCGGATCAGTGGCAGAGGTTGCGGGACGACCGGAGCAAGATCCCGGCAGCGATCGAAGAGTTGTTGCGTTACGAGGCCCCGTCTCAATACCAAGTGCGCACTGCCACCCGCGATGTGACGTTGCACGGCACCACTATTCCGGCGGGCAGCGCGGTGCTGCTGGTAACGGGTTCGGCGACGCGCGATGAACGGATGTTTGATGACCCCGACCGGTTGGACATCGATCGGGAACGCCGGATGGGTTTCAATCTGGCGTTCGGGTACGGGGTGCACAGCTGTCTAGGTGCCGCCTTGGCGCGGATGGAGAGCCGTATCGCGCTTGGCGCGTTGTTGGATCTCATTCCCGAATATGAAGTCGATCGCAGCGGGCTGCGCCGGGTGGCGATGTCCAACGTGTGCGGTTGGGCCAACGTACCCGTCCGCAAACTCGGCGACTGA
- a CDS encoding acyl-CoA dehydrogenase family protein gives MDFSFTEEQETVGKVARQLFEHRATPEHLTDLESRENRYDPDLWGELASSDLLGIALPESVGGSGGSFLELGVLLSEVGWSVAPVPVYPTLVLGADTIARHGDSALQQQYLPGVVNGSTILTSALTEPSNSDPASPRTVARADADVWRIDGTKDLVPAAQLAAAIVVSAQTDDGPGLFVVDTTSDGVDVHPVRTTNAEPYADVEFTGARGRRLDTSGTDAVEALYTRALVGLCAIQVGVTERALKLAASYTSQREQFGRPIGSFQAVQQRLADAFIDVEAIRWTTWHAAWLIAKGRSATREAGIAKFWAAEAGARVVASAQQVHGGIGIDVTYPLHRYFLWAKENELALGSASQQLARLGAGYRKEAND, from the coding sequence ATGGACTTCTCCTTTACCGAAGAACAAGAGACCGTAGGCAAGGTCGCCCGCCAACTGTTCGAGCACCGCGCCACGCCGGAACATCTCACCGACCTGGAATCGCGCGAGAATCGATACGACCCCGACCTCTGGGGTGAACTGGCTTCCTCGGATCTACTCGGAATCGCATTGCCGGAATCGGTCGGCGGTAGCGGCGGCAGCTTCCTGGAACTAGGCGTCCTACTCTCCGAGGTCGGTTGGAGCGTCGCGCCGGTACCCGTCTACCCGACACTGGTCCTAGGTGCGGACACGATTGCGCGGCATGGGGATTCGGCATTACAGCAGCAATATCTGCCCGGAGTGGTAAACGGCAGTACGATCTTGACAAGCGCGCTCACCGAACCGAGCAACTCCGATCCAGCCAGCCCGCGCACCGTTGCCCGCGCCGATGCCGACGTGTGGCGGATTGACGGCACCAAGGACCTCGTTCCCGCCGCGCAACTGGCCGCAGCAATCGTCGTATCGGCTCAAACCGATGACGGCCCAGGCCTGTTCGTCGTCGATACGACCAGCGACGGTGTCGATGTCCACCCCGTGCGCACCACCAACGCGGAGCCCTATGCCGATGTCGAATTCACCGGCGCCCGAGGACGCCGCCTCGACACGAGCGGCACGGACGCCGTCGAAGCCCTCTACACTCGGGCACTCGTCGGGCTGTGTGCCATCCAGGTCGGCGTCACCGAGCGGGCACTCAAGCTCGCCGCGTCGTACACCAGCCAACGCGAACAGTTCGGCCGCCCGATCGGCTCATTCCAGGCCGTTCAACAACGGCTGGCCGACGCCTTCATCGATGTGGAGGCGATTCGCTGGACCACCTGGCACGCCGCGTGGCTGATCGCCAAGGGCCGATCGGCAACGCGCGAGGCCGGGATCGCGAAGTTCTGGGCCGCTGAGGCCGGCGCACGAGTCGTCGCGTCGGCACAGCAGGTACACGGCGGCATCGGAATCGATGTCACCTATCCGCTGCACCGATATTTCCTGTGGGCCAAAGAGAACGAGCTCGCGCTGGGATCGGCCTCGCAGCAACTAGCTCGCCTGGGCGCAGGATACCGAAAGGAAGCAAATGACTGA
- a CDS encoding cytochrome P450 yields MHSPDFYAGDPYPTYRELRNTTPVVWNDVTNFWALLKYEDVRFVSGHPHLFSSTKGISIPDPALPTPVQEGNLIFTDPPRHRQLRKLINSGFTRRQVTLLEPKVREIVRGILDGVDTSRDYEFADEIAAPLPTRMIAELLGAPPEDWERFRVWSDAAVGTADPEIEMDHLVALGELYEYFTKLIAARRSGEVSGQDDLLSILAAAEVDGERLSDEDLLNFSFLLLVAGNETTRNLIALGTLALIDHPDQFALLQSDPSLLPSAIEEMLRYTSPVTHMARCATEDVVIRGQQIKAGDTVVMLYGAANRDEEIFGPTSEEFDITRNPNPHIAFGAGEHACLGAQLARLEARVMFEVLLGSYPSIELTGDVTRLRATMVPGVKRMPVRLGTGA; encoded by the coding sequence CTGCATTCGCCCGACTTCTATGCCGGCGATCCGTACCCCACCTATCGAGAACTCCGTAACACCACGCCGGTGGTATGGAACGACGTCACCAACTTCTGGGCTCTCTTGAAGTACGAGGATGTTCGGTTCGTTTCGGGCCACCCGCACCTGTTTTCGTCGACCAAGGGCATAAGCATCCCGGATCCGGCTCTGCCCACCCCGGTCCAGGAAGGCAACCTGATCTTCACCGACCCGCCCCGCCACCGGCAGCTGCGCAAACTCATCAACTCCGGCTTCACCCGCCGCCAGGTGACATTGCTCGAGCCCAAGGTGCGCGAAATCGTGCGGGGCATCCTCGACGGCGTCGACACGTCACGTGACTACGAGTTCGCCGACGAGATCGCCGCACCGTTGCCGACCCGGATGATCGCCGAACTGCTCGGCGCTCCCCCGGAGGACTGGGAGCGGTTCCGCGTCTGGTCTGATGCGGCGGTGGGCACGGCCGATCCCGAGATCGAGATGGACCACCTGGTGGCCCTCGGTGAGCTCTACGAATACTTCACCAAACTCATCGCGGCACGGCGGTCGGGAGAGGTCAGCGGACAGGACGACCTGCTGAGCATCCTGGCGGCTGCCGAGGTCGACGGCGAACGCCTCAGCGATGAGGATCTGCTTAACTTCTCGTTCCTCCTGCTGGTGGCGGGTAACGAGACCACCCGCAACCTCATCGCTTTGGGCACCTTGGCGCTGATCGATCATCCCGACCAATTCGCTCTGCTTCAATCCGATCCTTCGTTGCTGCCCAGCGCCATCGAGGAGATGCTGCGGTACACCAGTCCCGTCACCCACATGGCGCGATGTGCAACCGAGGACGTGGTAATACGTGGTCAGCAGATCAAGGCGGGCGACACCGTCGTCATGCTCTACGGCGCGGCCAACCGTGACGAAGAGATCTTCGGGCCCACCAGTGAAGAGTTCGATATCACCCGTAACCCCAACCCGCACATCGCTTTCGGAGCCGGCGAACATGCCTGTCTGGGAGCACAACTCGCGCGCCTGGAAGCAAGGGTGATGTTTGAGGTGCTGCTGGGTAGCTATCCGAGCATCGAGCTGACCGGTGACGTGACTCGGCTTCGCGCCACCATGGTGCCCGGAGTGAAGCGCATGCCGGTTCGCTTAGGGACGGGCGCTTGA